In a genomic window of Aquila chrysaetos chrysaetos chromosome Z, bAquChr1.4, whole genome shotgun sequence:
- the LOC121232712 gene encoding uncharacterized protein LOC121232712 — MGSDSTSPAPPSPPQHVESMAAEPDNRCPICLDSWEEASFAMPCLHQFCYACILRWAESKPECPVCKRRIISVVHSVWADDDSEENVITPSTASAVVGRQAGGALGRPAAHSPAAAERQPVEIQLPGAPPGGLRPNTWASLFRDHPALLQPLLTWVRQELGRIFGNGRSQAAVVEDLVTPLLVLFGLDEDLLVQLLRATLQNRTATFVHQLIDVAVQRCSGEARRLLGLEDGHAAGGAGGQPRGCPRPCCLPARVSHTWAGPLRQPRRSQSGRPPQHLRSCPSGGSRQPSPCPRSCPRGARRAPGGAPGGRGRSIYVQPGQGTLPWGATASPKEEGRQPRGLFSSQEEATPPAALEERPRRCRNQGWASSWGVRRPSRAPGPLIVRH; from the coding sequence ATGGGGAGCGACTCGacatccccagctccccccagcccaccacAGCACGTGGAGAGCATGGCCGCGGAGCCGGACAACCGCTGTCCCATCTGCCTGGACAGCTGGGAGGAGGCCAGCTTTGCCATGCCGTGCCTCCACCAGTTCTGCTATGCATGCATCCTGCGGTGGGCTGAGAGCAAGCCCGAGTGCCCCGTCTGCAAGAGGAGGATCATCTCCGTCGTGCACTCGGTGTGGGCGGACGACGACTCTGAGGAGAACGTCATCACACCATCTACAGCATCGGCAGTCGTCGGCCGCCAGGCAGGAGGGGCTCTCGGCCGTCCagctgcccacagccctgcagcagcagaacgACAGCCTGTGGAGATCCAGCTGCCTGGGGCTCCTCCGGGCGGCCTGCGGCCCAACACCTGGGCATCCCTTTTCCGGGACcacccagctctcctccagccccttctGACCTGGGTGCGTCAGGAGCTGGGGCGGATCTTTGGGAACGGGCGTTCGCAGGCAGCCGTAGTGGAGGACCTCGTCACGCCCCTCCTGGTCCTCTTTGGGCTGGATGAAGACCTACTGGTCCAGCTGCTGAGGGCCACCCTCCAAAATCGCACGGCGACGTTTGTGCACCAGCTTATTGACGTCGCCGTGCAACGGTGCAGCGGGGAGGCCCGCCGTCTGCTGGGCCTGGAGGACGGCCATGCtgcggggggggcgggagggcagCCCCGCGGGTGCCCCCGGCCCTGCTGCCTCCCGGCGAGGGTCTCCCACACCTGGGCCGGCCCCCTCCGACAGCCCCGAAGGAGCCAAAGCGGACGACCTCCCCAGCACCTCCGCAGCTGCCCTTCGGGGGGGTCCCGGCagccctccccctgcccccgtTCCTGTCCGCGGGGAGCAAGAAGAGCCCCAGGAGGAGCCCCAGGAGGCCGCGGCAGGTCCATCTACGTCCAGCCGGGGCAGGGAACGCTCCCCTGGGGGGCCACGGCGAGCCCCAAAGAGGAGGGTCGGCAGCCCCGAGGCCTCTTCTCCAGCCAAGAAGAGGCCACCCCGCCAGCAGCGCTAGAAGAACGCCCCAGGCGCTGCCGAAACCAGGGCTGGGCCAGCAGCTGGGGCGTGCGCCGGCCCTCAAGGGCTCCCGGCCCTCTAATTGTCAGGCACTAA